The genome window TAATCTCCACTACTTGAGTCGCACCAATGTTATGTAATGCCCGTAACGCGTAACGGTATACTTCTTCCCCCCAGTTGCAGAAAAACTGTATAAAACCGCCATTAAAGACATCCGCCTCTAACAGCCATAAAGCAGCAATGTCCTGCTCGTTCGAATTCAACGAAGCCCATGCCTGTTCAGATTCATTCTTTTTTTCGACAAATAATACAGCATACTCATACCAAATATCATGGATATCTTGCTCACTCACGTAACACACCTCACTTTTCTTTATTCCAAACGCTCTAATTCCTGACGTTTACCCGTCTGATACCAATGTAAATACGGATCACCGATTTGCTGGAAAGCTTCATGAACACCCCTGTTCAGTTCCTTCATCACTTCATCTGTATAGTTCAAATGCGTCCGTTTATTATCGAAACCATGTCTTTCCAACAACCCTACATGCGTCGCGGTGAAAATAATATCCTCCAGCAGCCAATAGATGACTTCCTCCGGCTGTTTTACTCGTTTCTCTAACGAGACGAGACCACGTTCGTATATTCGAACGATATACGTATCTTTTCCACACTCCACATAGGGTACACCGTCCCATTTTGGTCTCATACAGGCGGTTAACATAGTTCTGCATCTGTTCCCTGCGGAAAGAAGTTCGCTCTAAAAGCTGTATAAGGATGTCTGCCAATTGTTGTTTGTTTAACATGTTGGACATGAATGCACC of Paenibacillus sp. FSL R5-0517 contains these proteins:
- a CDS encoding DUF4375 domain-containing protein — protein: MSEQDIHDIWYEYAVLFVEKKNESEQAWASLNSNEQDIAALWLLEADVFNGGFIQFFCNWGEEVYRYALRALHNIGATQVVEIITSAYGCIEHLKEGERLTGLWDIPKLLTKEQEHQLDALDQQFWNNEDQIAEKAYGYYQGKLNMMIISSGFN
- a CDS encoding Imm63 family immunity protein; the protein is MRPKWDGVPYVECGKDTYIVRIYERGLVSLEKRVKQPEEVIYWLLEDIIFTATHVGLLERHGFDNKRTHLNYTDEVMKELNRGVHEAFQQIGDPYLHWYQTGKRQELERLE